One Nicotiana tomentosiformis chromosome 4, ASM39032v3, whole genome shotgun sequence genomic window carries:
- the LOC104113796 gene encoding alpha-galactosidase 1-like, which produces MEIRIGTKLLLLALCLLISAVIGGNSHRLTADMRWQVLNRRQQQKEKEDSVETRRSLLSNGLGLTPPMGWSSWNHFGCNIDEKVIRETADALVSTGLDKLGYKYVNIDDCWAEPQRDDQGNFAPKNSTFPSGMKALADYVHSKGLKLGIYSDAGYYTCSKKMPGSLGHEEQDAKTFAAWGIDYLKYDNCNHDGTKPTVRYPVMTRALMNAGRPIFFSLCEWGDLHPALWGGKVGNSWRNTNDISDTWESMISRADQNEVYADLARPGGWNDPDMLEVGNGGMTKDEYIVHFSLWAISKAPLIIGCDVRNVTKDTKEILANKEVIAVNQDESGVQGKKVRMEGDIEVWAGPLSGYRVALVLLNRGPQKYEITAHWDDIGIPPNSVVEARDLWEHKTLKTRFEENLTATVNSHACKMYVLKPIAS; this is translated from the exons ATGGAGATAAGAATAGGGACCAAGTTATTATTACTTGCATTATGCTTACTGATATCCGCCGTGATTGGTGGTAACAGCCACCGTCTTACGGCAGATATGCGGTGGCAAGTTTTGAACCGACGGCAGCAGCAAAAGGAGAAAGAGGATTCAGTTGAAACACGACGCAGTTTGCTCTCCAATGGACTCGGTTTGACTCCTCCTATGGG gtgGAGTAGTTGGAATCATTTTGGCTGCAACATTGATGAGAAAGTCATAAGAGAAACTG CTGATGCCCTGGTTTCAACTGGTCTTGATAAGCTGGGGTATAAGTATGTCAATATAG ATGATTGCTGGGCTGAACCTCAACGCGATGATCAG GGAAATTTTGCACCTAAGAATTCCACATTTCCTTCTGGAATGAAAGCTCTAGCTGACTATGTTCACAGTAAAGGTCTTAAGCTTGGAATCTACTCAGATGCAGG GTATTATACTTGCAGCAAGAAAATGCCTGGTTCACTTGGTCATGAGGAACAAGATGCAAAAACTTTTGCAGCATGG GGTATTGATTATTTGAAGTATGATAATTGCAACCATGATGGAACAAAGCCTACTGTGCG ATATCCTGTAATGACAAGAGCTCTAATGAACGCTGGACGGCCTATCTTCTTTAGTCTTTGTGAATG GGGCGACTTGCATCCGGCATTGTGGGGTGGCAAAGTAGGTAATAGCTGGAGAAACACAAACGATATCTCTGATACATGGGAAAG CATGATATCTAGAGCAGACCAGAATGAAGTTTATGCAGACCTTGCAAGGCCTGGTGGCTGGAATG ATCCCGACATGCTTGAGGTGGGAAATGGAGGGATGACAAAGGATGAATACATTGTCCACTTCAGTCTCTGGGCTATTTCAAAG GCTCCCCTTATCATTGGTTGTGATGTGAGAAATGTAACAAAGGATACCAAGGAAATACTTGCCAACAAGGAGGTCATTGCTGTAAACCAAG ATGAATCAGGCGTCCAGGGCAAAAAGGTCAGAATGGAAGGCGATATTGAG GTATGGGCAGGGCCTTTATCAGGCTATAGAGTAGCTTTAGTGCTTCTCAACCGTGGTCCTCAGAAATATGAAATAACAGCACACTGGGATGACATTGGAATCCCTCCTAACAGCGTCGTAGAGGCAAGAGATCTTTGGGAG CACAAGACATTGAAGACACGATTTGAAGAGAATTTGACAGCTACAGTGAACTCTCATGCGTGCAAGATGTATGTATTGAAGCCTATTGCTTCATGA
- the LOC104113798 gene encoding uncharacterized protein yields the protein MTIKLVVGECTLNVISTYAPHAGLDEEVKRRFWEGLDEVVRSIPFAERLFIGGEFNGHIGSTYDGYGVVHGGFGFRVRNGGGTSLLDFAEAFELVIANSNFPKREEHLVTFQSTVARTQVDYILLRRCDRGLCKNCKLIPGETLAT from the coding sequence ATGACTATTAAGCTAGTGGTTGGGGAGTGCACTCTAAATGTAATTAGCACTTACGCACCGCATGCAGGCTTGGATGAGGAGGTCAAAAGGCGCTTTTGGGAAGGGTTGGATGAGGTCGTGCGTAGTATCCCGTTTGCTGAGAGGTTATTTATAGGAGGAGAATTCAATGGTCATATTGGGTCGACTTATGATGGCTATGGCGTGGTGCATGGAGGCTTTGGCTTTAGGGTTAGGAATGGAGGAGGTACTTCGTTGTTGGATTTTGCGGAGGCATTTGAGCTGGTGATTGCAAACTCTAATTTTCCGAAGAGGGAGGAGCATTTAGTTACTTTCCAAAGTACAGTGGCGAGGACCCAGGTTGACTACATCCTCCTAAGAAGGTGTGATAGAGGGTTGTGTAAGAACTGCAAGCTTATACCGGGGGAGACTCTCGCGACgtag